In Nitrospira sp., one genomic interval encodes:
- a CDS encoding DUF262 domain-containing protein produces MAESTEFNHDQLGHILADHLVEVPEFQRAYSWEPINVQEYLSDLERARSKKSAYFMGTIVFAKSENDSGRRKIVDGQQRLATTAILLIAIRDRLSELARVDLAENTTKKYLRRFSIREEGEVDSLILSPNDQDAYDAILAGEVESIASGNRIRLCYEECAAHLRKLAPDATQYRKLVDVIDQLENSVQVLIAVASSLPEAYVIFETLNDRGADLTTADLLKNYLFSEAKRSEFTYVQHGWNAIETNLGGKPEVMVRFVRHEFMSREGRITTRKLYRAIQDDLQSNPGAKTYVQRMKQAQEIYLALRDADHKYWADARVDVRDAIMAYRRFGFESSYPLLLAAFRMWDKPKAARLLVKLAKWSVRAQFVGRLGAGTAEEAFAAAAAAVSAGTAKNQTDVKALLRRLIPSDTEFKIAFISAGKLSINRAKYILAMLEKAADARAQRPERALDWTSSGVTVEHVLSQSSGRGDDNLQVKIDEIGNLALLEKRLNHQLGNKSFAQKVKVYEQSDFALTRALGATTSWGELEVTARTSELADLACLAWPST; encoded by the coding sequence ATGGCAGAGAGCACAGAGTTCAACCACGATCAGTTGGGTCACATTCTGGCCGATCACCTGGTCGAGGTTCCAGAGTTCCAGAGGGCGTACTCGTGGGAGCCGATAAACGTTCAGGAGTACCTATCCGATCTTGAACGCGCGCGGTCTAAGAAGTCTGCTTACTTCATGGGAACGATCGTCTTCGCGAAGTCTGAAAATGACAGTGGTCGCCGCAAGATCGTGGATGGCCAGCAACGTCTTGCGACTACGGCGATCCTGCTCATTGCGATTCGCGATCGACTCAGCGAGCTGGCAAGAGTCGACCTCGCGGAGAACACAACGAAGAAGTATCTTCGCCGTTTCAGCATTCGCGAAGAGGGCGAAGTCGACAGCCTGATCCTCAGCCCCAACGACCAGGACGCGTACGACGCAATTCTGGCGGGCGAGGTGGAGAGCATCGCCTCAGGCAACAGGATCAGGCTGTGCTACGAGGAGTGCGCGGCGCATCTGAGGAAACTCGCGCCGGATGCGACCCAGTACCGGAAGCTCGTCGACGTCATCGACCAACTTGAGAACAGCGTTCAGGTGCTTATCGCTGTCGCCTCGAGTCTCCCTGAGGCGTATGTCATCTTCGAGACGCTGAATGATCGGGGCGCCGACCTTACTACGGCGGACTTGCTGAAGAACTACCTGTTCAGCGAAGCGAAGCGCTCCGAGTTCACGTATGTTCAGCACGGCTGGAACGCGATCGAGACCAACCTGGGCGGTAAACCCGAGGTGATGGTCAGATTCGTGAGACATGAGTTCATGTCCCGTGAGGGGCGCATCACAACCCGAAAGCTCTACCGCGCGATTCAGGATGACCTGCAGAGCAATCCTGGCGCGAAGACGTACGTGCAACGCATGAAGCAAGCGCAAGAGATATACCTGGCTCTGCGTGACGCTGATCACAAGTACTGGGCGGACGCTCGAGTCGACGTGAGAGACGCCATCATGGCGTACCGACGATTCGGGTTTGAGAGTAGCTATCCTCTGCTTCTGGCGGCTTTCCGCATGTGGGACAAACCGAAAGCTGCGCGCCTGCTCGTGAAGCTCGCCAAGTGGAGTGTCAGGGCACAGTTTGTCGGCAGGCTCGGCGCCGGCACGGCCGAAGAAGCGTTCGCTGCCGCGGCCGCGGCAGTCTCGGCGGGCACGGCCAAGAATCAAACTGACGTGAAGGCGCTGCTGCGCCGACTCATCCCGTCGGATACCGAGTTCAAGATTGCTTTCATCTCCGCTGGGAAGCTCAGCATCAATCGGGCCAAGTACATTCTTGCGATGCTGGAGAAGGCGGCCGATGCGAGAGCGCAGCGCCCAGAACGTGCGCTCGACTGGACGTCATCGGGAGTGACGGTTGAGCATGTCTTGTCCCAGTCCAGCGGTCGAGGCGACGACAACCTCCAGGTAAAGATCGATGAGATCGGCAATCTTGCATTGCTCGAAAAGCGCCTGAATCACCAACTCGGCAACAAGTCATTCGCCCAGAAGGTGAAGGTCTACGAACAGTCTGACTTCGCTCTGACTCGAGCTCTAGGAGCCACAACCAGTTGGGGCGAGCTGGAAGTGACGGCTCGCACGAGCGAGCTTGCGGACCTCGCGTGCCTTGCCTGGCCATCGACGTGA
- a CDS encoding DEAD/DEAH box helicase family protein has protein sequence MRIIDNVSELLGDDLKGEIRRGSKVRIAAATFSIFAFEALRNELEHVEELEFIFTSPSFSNGQATDKLRKDRREFFIPHAESSLYGSEFEIRLRNKLTQRAIARECAAWVRDKVTFRSNATGSQMQQFAVVDDQAAYLQLQGLTTADLGYERGNSVSNLVTKLEGPAETQAFLAVFDQIWANPAQLNDVTDAVYDHIASVYAENSPARIYFLILYNLFAEFLDDVSEDVLPNDRTGYQDTKVWQSLYNFQRDAATGVINKLETYNGCILADSVGLGKTFTALAVIKYYELRNKSVLVLAPKKLAENWTNYNANLTTNIFASDRFNYDVLAHTDLSRTRGESLGLRLDRINWGNYDLVVIDESHNFRNADYAEEKESRYQRLMRQVIREGVKTKVLMLSATPVNNRFNDLKNQLQLAYEGESDTLAAKLTLSTSVERVFRDAQTVFNEWSKLPAEERTADRILQMLDFDFFELLDAVTIARSRKHIQAFYDTSEIGAFPRRLPPESIREPLTDLADVPSFNEIFEQLQVLTLGVYTPLAYVFSSRISKYEDLYNVTTGSARSNLGQKGREEGLKKLMTVNLLKRLESSVEAFRLTLAKIESAVDSTLTRLSNHSGSLPEIRDMDDLDFDLDDEDDANVEALSFGEKIRIDIEDIDVESWQRDLWHDRETLRELLDEMRKVTPAHDLKLRKLRHLVQQKAEHPLNPGNRKVLIFSAFADTANYLYRELAPALQDAGLDSAVITGGSHGAKSTIGTGFDFQQVMSMFSPRSKQRQLTMPKETRDIDVLIGTDVISEGQNLQDCDYLINYDIHWNPVRIIQRFGRIDRIGSTNEVIQLVNFWPDISLDEYINLKERVENRMVIADLAGSADDNVLNPEDSDAAFRKEQLRKLQNENIELEDVRAGVSITDLGLNDFRMDLLAYMNEYGDIATAPRGLHAVIPADPAIGLMPGVIFALKYVNADPSANRGNRLHPHYLVYVDDNGDVIADHTEAKRLLDLVRAGSRPHGEPVAHVTRVFNEATHEGADMSKYSALLTDAIHSMIDVTEERDIDSLFSGGHTTALTQQIAGLDDFELIAFIAVVDPEGAS, from the coding sequence ATGCGGATCATCGACAACGTCTCCGAGCTTCTCGGCGATGACCTCAAGGGTGAGATTCGCAGAGGATCGAAGGTTCGTATCGCCGCTGCGACGTTCTCGATCTTCGCGTTCGAGGCGCTTCGCAACGAACTCGAACATGTCGAGGAGCTGGAGTTCATCTTTACGTCCCCGTCGTTCAGCAACGGACAGGCGACGGACAAGCTGCGCAAGGACCGGCGCGAGTTCTTCATCCCGCACGCGGAGTCCTCGCTCTACGGCTCGGAGTTCGAGATCCGCCTCCGCAACAAGCTGACGCAGCGCGCGATCGCCCGCGAGTGCGCCGCCTGGGTGCGCGACAAGGTCACGTTTCGTTCGAACGCCACCGGCAGTCAGATGCAGCAGTTCGCTGTGGTCGACGATCAAGCTGCCTACCTCCAGCTCCAGGGCCTCACCACGGCCGACCTTGGCTACGAGCGCGGCAATTCCGTGTCCAACCTGGTCACAAAGCTCGAGGGGCCGGCGGAAACCCAGGCATTCCTCGCCGTGTTCGATCAGATCTGGGCAAATCCTGCTCAATTGAACGACGTCACCGATGCGGTGTACGACCACATCGCGAGTGTCTACGCCGAGAACTCTCCGGCTCGCATCTACTTCCTCATCCTCTACAACCTCTTCGCCGAGTTCCTCGATGACGTCAGTGAGGACGTGCTCCCGAACGACCGCACCGGCTATCAGGACACCAAGGTCTGGCAGAGCCTGTACAACTTCCAGCGGGATGCCGCGACCGGCGTCATCAACAAGCTCGAGACTTACAACGGCTGCATCCTCGCCGACAGCGTCGGTCTCGGAAAGACATTCACCGCCCTCGCTGTCATCAAGTACTACGAGCTCCGCAACAAGTCCGTCCTCGTTCTCGCGCCGAAGAAGCTCGCCGAGAACTGGACGAACTACAACGCCAACCTCACCACCAACATCTTCGCGAGCGACCGTTTCAACTACGACGTCCTCGCCCACACCGACCTCTCCCGAACCCGAGGTGAGTCGCTGGGCCTCAGGCTGGATCGCATCAACTGGGGCAACTACGACCTCGTCGTCATCGACGAGTCGCACAACTTCCGCAACGCCGACTACGCCGAAGAGAAGGAGTCGCGCTACCAGCGCCTCATGCGGCAGGTCATTCGCGAAGGCGTGAAGACCAAGGTGCTGATGCTCTCTGCGACACCGGTGAACAACCGGTTCAACGACCTCAAGAATCAGCTGCAGCTGGCATACGAAGGCGAGAGCGACACCCTCGCCGCGAAGCTCACGCTCTCGACATCGGTTGAGCGGGTGTTCCGCGACGCGCAGACGGTGTTCAACGAGTGGTCCAAACTCCCCGCAGAGGAGCGCACCGCCGACCGCATCCTGCAGATGCTCGACTTCGATTTCTTCGAACTGCTCGACGCGGTCACCATCGCACGCTCCCGCAAGCACATTCAGGCGTTCTACGACACGAGCGAGATCGGCGCCTTCCCGCGACGGTTGCCGCCGGAATCCATCCGCGAGCCACTCACCGACCTCGCGGACGTCCCCTCGTTCAACGAGATTTTCGAGCAGCTGCAGGTGCTGACGTTGGGCGTCTACACGCCACTCGCGTACGTGTTCTCGAGCCGCATCAGCAAATACGAAGACCTCTACAACGTCACGACCGGCAGCGCCCGCTCGAACCTCGGTCAGAAAGGTCGCGAAGAGGGCCTAAAGAAGCTCATGACCGTCAACCTGCTCAAGCGTCTCGAGAGTTCGGTCGAAGCCTTCCGCTTGACGCTGGCGAAGATCGAGTCCGCCGTCGACAGCACGCTCACGCGGCTCAGCAACCACTCCGGCTCCCTCCCGGAGATCCGCGACATGGACGATCTCGACTTCGACCTCGACGATGAGGATGACGCCAACGTCGAGGCGCTGTCTTTTGGCGAGAAGATTCGCATCGACATCGAAGACATCGACGTCGAATCGTGGCAGCGAGACCTCTGGCATGACCGCGAGACGCTGCGCGAGCTCCTGGACGAGATGCGCAAAGTAACACCGGCGCACGACCTCAAGCTGCGCAAGCTGCGGCACCTGGTCCAGCAGAAGGCCGAGCACCCGCTCAACCCGGGCAACCGCAAGGTGCTGATCTTCTCTGCCTTCGCCGACACCGCGAACTACCTCTACCGTGAGCTCGCGCCGGCGCTCCAGGACGCAGGGCTGGACAGCGCGGTGATCACCGGTGGAAGCCACGGCGCGAAGTCGACAATCGGCACTGGCTTCGACTTCCAGCAGGTCATGTCGATGTTCTCGCCAAGATCCAAGCAACGGCAACTCACCATGCCAAAGGAAACCCGCGACATCGACGTCCTGATCGGCACCGACGTCATCAGCGAGGGCCAAAACCTGCAGGACTGCGACTACCTCATCAACTACGACATCCACTGGAACCCCGTGCGGATCATCCAGAGATTCGGCCGTATCGACCGCATCGGTTCGACGAACGAGGTCATCCAGCTCGTCAACTTCTGGCCGGACATCTCGCTCGACGAGTACATCAACCTCAAGGAGCGCGTCGAGAACCGGATGGTGATCGCCGACCTTGCCGGATCAGCCGACGACAACGTGCTGAACCCGGAGGACTCGGATGCCGCGTTCCGCAAGGAACAACTGCGCAAACTGCAGAACGAGAACATCGAACTCGAGGACGTCCGAGCCGGGGTCTCGATCACGGATCTCGGCCTCAACGACTTCCGCATGGACCTGCTCGCGTACATGAACGAGTACGGGGACATCGCTACCGCCCCGCGCGGCTTGCACGCCGTCATCCCCGCAGACCCTGCCATAGGCCTCATGCCGGGTGTGATCTTCGCCCTGAAGTACGTCAACGCTGACCCTTCCGCGAACCGGGGCAACCGGCTCCACCCGCACTACCTCGTCTACGTCGACGACAACGGGGATGTCATCGCCGACCACACCGAAGCGAAGCGCCTACTCGACCTCGTCCGCGCCGGCTCGCGCCCTCACGGCGAACCCGTCGCCCACGTCACCCGTGTCTTCAACGAAGCCACCCACGAGGGCGCCGACATGAGTAAGTACTCCGCACTGCTGACCGATGCCATCCACTCGATGATCGATGTCACCGAAGAACGCGACATAGACAGCCTGTTCAGCGGTGGGCACACCACCGCCCTCACCCAGCAGATCGCGGGGCTCGACGACTTCGAGCTAATCGCGTTCATCGCCGTCGTCGATCCAGAGGGCGCCTCGTGA
- a CDS encoding helix-turn-helix domain-containing protein, which yields MSEPWLSADDIAEHLGVTKDTVYAWIADKGMPAHKVGRLWKFQAREVDAWVRGGGSAGGLA from the coding sequence ATGTCAGAGCCGTGGCTCTCTGCCGACGACATCGCCGAGCACCTGGGCGTCACGAAAGACACTGTCTACGCGTGGATCGCCGACAAGGGGATGCCGGCTCATAAGGTCGGGCGCCTCTGGAAGTTCCAGGCCCGTGAGGTTGATGCCTGGGTGCGCGGCGGAGGCAGCGCAGGGGGCCTCGCCTAG
- a CDS encoding DUF4391 domain-containing protein: MTDILYLWPAGARFGARVPKERFYERTASTAALRERFVTEVNRISWAYKLAAETINLPGSSEVPEIEVIQMDAKANDISVQVLASIDKAIPNPVIFEIHRDDAQGGSVRMTAAHKPAGSPAPKPNAYFSTGWMRSDTPRTPLPTAITMTALYSELIGPLTPLAPRPGESPAVVGERLDVLRRLEREVSALERKLRSEPQLNRKVDLRRQLKAKQSELDETR, from the coding sequence GTGACCGACATCCTCTATCTGTGGCCAGCCGGTGCACGCTTCGGTGCACGCGTCCCCAAGGAGCGGTTCTACGAACGCACCGCATCGACCGCCGCGCTGCGTGAAAGGTTCGTCACGGAAGTGAACCGCATCAGCTGGGCCTACAAGCTGGCAGCAGAGACCATCAACCTCCCAGGCTCGTCAGAAGTGCCTGAGATCGAAGTGATTCAGATGGACGCCAAGGCGAACGACATCAGTGTCCAAGTACTCGCATCGATCGACAAAGCAATACCGAACCCGGTGATCTTCGAGATCCACCGCGACGATGCCCAGGGCGGCAGTGTGCGGATGACCGCTGCACACAAGCCAGCCGGATCCCCTGCACCGAAGCCGAATGCCTACTTCTCAACGGGCTGGATGCGAAGCGACACACCACGCACCCCGCTACCAACTGCGATCACGATGACGGCGCTGTACTCAGAGCTCATCGGTCCGCTCACACCGCTCGCGCCTCGGCCCGGGGAGAGTCCTGCCGTCGTCGGCGAACGGCTCGATGTCTTGCGCCGACTCGAGCGCGAGGTCAGTGCCCTAGAACGAAAGCTCCGGTCGGAACCGCAGCTCAACCGCAAGGTAGATCTGCGGCGTCAGCTGAAAGCCAAGCAATCCGAACTGGACGAGACGAGGTAA
- a CDS encoding site-specific DNA-methyltransferase, translated as MERLRMTSPDLTRVNIDKIAELFPTVVTETLDADGEPTRAVDFDLLRQELSDHIVEGPQERYQLDWPGKRAAAFAANAPIAKTLRPVREESVDFETTKNLFIEGDNLEALKLLQESYLGKVKLVYIDPPYNTGNDFIYEDDFAESSADYLARSGQKTDTGDRLVANTEANGRFHSDWLSMMYPRVKLARSLLSDDGVAIFAIADHEHGNLRLLLDELFGRDNFLANVVWQGGSKNDARFTSQGLDYMLIYARNVARLIEDDVRWTEPKKGHSQVMQVAREVWDESGHDSASATVAFRRRLREMRSDLEPAVFRYDQIDDDGRPFGSYDLAKPVATGTSRYELSHPITGLPVKMPKEGWRFSPATMADRIGEGRVMFGPDHTSTPRLKRYLDEMETQAIKPVFTQERASAAYALRKLLDSNVFPYTKDVDVLAKWISAVTQGDRNAVILDFFAGSGSTGHAVMKLNAADGGSRRYILAQVDESVDHPDYSTIPDVARERLRRAGRQVKNEAGLLGADLDVGFRSLHVATTNMADALATADDLLQIALSDAVESVKHGRTDEDLLFQVLLDWGLDLAESIDVEEIGGLRVLSVADNALIACFSREVSDRVVREIAARHPLRAVFLDAGFATDAARINAEQIFRELSPETEVRAI; from the coding sequence ATGGAAAGACTCCGAATGACATCCCCTGACCTCACCCGAGTCAACATCGACAAGATTGCTGAACTCTTTCCGACTGTCGTTACGGAGACGCTCGACGCCGACGGCGAGCCGACGCGCGCCGTGGACTTCGATCTGCTGAGACAGGAGCTCTCCGACCACATCGTCGAGGGGCCTCAGGAGCGCTACCAACTCGACTGGCCCGGCAAGCGCGCCGCCGCGTTCGCTGCCAATGCACCGATCGCGAAGACCTTGCGCCCTGTGCGCGAGGAATCGGTCGACTTCGAGACTACGAAAAACCTCTTCATCGAGGGCGATAACCTCGAGGCGCTGAAGCTGCTCCAGGAGTCGTATCTCGGCAAGGTCAAGCTGGTCTACATCGACCCGCCATACAACACTGGCAACGACTTCATCTACGAAGACGACTTCGCGGAGTCGAGCGCCGACTATCTCGCACGCTCAGGCCAGAAAACGGACACGGGCGACCGTCTTGTCGCAAACACCGAGGCCAACGGCAGATTCCACTCTGACTGGCTGAGCATGATGTACCCACGAGTGAAATTGGCGCGCAGCCTTCTGAGCGACGACGGTGTTGCGATCTTCGCGATCGCTGACCACGAGCATGGGAACCTCCGCCTTCTACTTGATGAACTGTTTGGCCGTGACAACTTCCTGGCGAATGTCGTGTGGCAAGGCGGCAGCAAGAACGACGCTCGTTTCACGTCGCAAGGGCTCGACTACATGCTCATCTATGCGCGGAATGTCGCCCGCCTGATCGAGGACGATGTGCGATGGACAGAGCCCAAGAAGGGTCATTCGCAGGTGATGCAAGTGGCTAGGGAGGTCTGGGACGAATCGGGGCACGATTCTGCCAGCGCCACCGTGGCTTTCCGGCGACGGCTGCGTGAGATGCGTTCTGATCTTGAACCAGCTGTATTTCGATACGACCAGATTGACGACGACGGCCGTCCGTTTGGCTCGTATGATCTGGCGAAGCCAGTCGCGACTGGCACGTCTCGGTACGAGCTCTCCCATCCAATAACGGGACTCCCAGTGAAGATGCCGAAGGAAGGATGGCGGTTTAGTCCCGCCACGATGGCCGACCGCATCGGAGAAGGTCGCGTCATGTTCGGCCCCGATCACACCAGCACGCCTCGACTAAAGCGCTATCTCGACGAGATGGAGACCCAGGCGATCAAGCCCGTGTTCACGCAAGAGCGCGCGAGCGCCGCATACGCGCTACGCAAGTTGCTCGACAGCAATGTGTTTCCCTATACCAAGGACGTCGACGTCCTTGCGAAGTGGATCAGCGCCGTGACGCAGGGCGATCGAAATGCGGTGATCCTGGACTTCTTTGCCGGATCGGGCTCAACTGGACACGCCGTGATGAAGTTGAATGCGGCCGACGGCGGAAGTCGGCGGTACATCCTCGCGCAGGTGGACGAATCGGTAGACCATCCCGATTACAGCACCATCCCAGACGTTGCCCGGGAGAGGCTGCGCCGCGCTGGCAGGCAAGTGAAGAACGAGGCAGGGCTGCTCGGCGCGGATCTTGACGTCGGCTTCCGGTCACTCCACGTCGCGACAACCAACATGGCTGACGCACTCGCCACCGCGGACGACCTGTTACAGATCGCTCTGTCCGACGCCGTCGAAAGCGTGAAGCACGGACGCACTGATGAGGACTTGCTCTTCCAGGTTCTCCTCGACTGGGGACTCGACCTGGCTGAATCTATCGACGTTGAGGAGATTGGCGGCCTGCGCGTTCTGTCGGTCGCCGATAACGCCCTGATCGCGTGCTTCTCCCGTGAGGTGAGTGACAGAGTCGTGAGAGAGATCGCCGCCCGGCATCCGCTCCGCGCGGTGTTCTTGGACGCGGGGTTCGCGACCGACGCCGCACGCATCAACGCCGAGCAGATCTTCCGCGAGCTCTCGCCCGAGACCGAGGTAAGGGCGATCTGA
- a CDS encoding DEAD/DEAH box helicase family protein, with protein sequence MKLQFKVQKYQTEAVDAVVDIFVGQPYADGVRYRIDPGKESSTTLLEDAGLRNTELALTPPQILANTHAVQRARGLPLSKDLKDPAKKSAAPINLDIEMETGTGKTYVYIKTIMELHKRYGWSKYIVIVPSIAIREGVKKSFDITAEHFQQLYGTKPRTFIYNSSRLHELERFSSDAGVQVMIINVQAFNATGKDARRIYEVLDDFQSRKPIDVIAANRPILIIDEPQKIEGDAKKPSKSLEALASFNALFALRYSATHRIDRTKVHRLDAIDAYNQKLVKKIAVRGTTVKHLAGSSAYLYVDGLEIGKGADFPKARVELEVQTAQGIKRQVKRLSQGMNLHDISGGIEAYKGLFIRDVDATRDIIELSNGDIIGAGEVTEDVAEDQKRRIQIREVVRAHLAKERELFAQGIKTLSLFFIDEVAKYRDYEREDTLGEYARVFEEEYEAVLADYLSELDLDEASERYRDHVQAIPVRSTHEGYFSIDKKTKQFVDGKIAARGDFAGQSDDVDAYDLILKDKERLLSFEEPVRFIWSHSALREGWDNPNVFVMGMLKKSDNTTTRRQEIGRGLRLSVDQHGERMDNPVTVHDINELTVVTDESYTDFVTALQKEIIESLSARPRKASVDYFVGKPITLGDGSTSALEKTVAQALYFHLIKNDYIDESGLVTQAYKDARADGTLAMPTSEVLKPVIDFVWPLVDALYLDVPKPTDGRKPKKIPLNEANFNKREFQELWGRINHKAVYQVDFDSQELIDNCIRVLDTSLNVTVMQYLVESGNQVVGLEVEHLEAGTGFKVSETKVEHSAVSAGSTVKYDLLGEIAEKTQLTRRTCAAILTGIHPGTFAKFKQNPEQFITESARLINEQKATAIVEHLSYDPLDNSYDSSIFTENQTAQDLSKAGEKLKKSVYEYVVTDSKVERSFVERLDVSDEVVVYSKLPRGFFIPTPVGDYNPDWAIAFRDDDTKIKHVYFVAETKGSLSTLQLKGVENAKIECARKFFAALNAKTDRDVTYDVVSDYSELMQLVTT encoded by the coding sequence ATGAAGCTCCAGTTCAAGGTCCAGAAGTACCAGACCGAGGCCGTCGATGCGGTCGTCGATATCTTTGTAGGGCAGCCCTATGCCGATGGAGTGAGGTACCGCATCGACCCCGGCAAGGAATCCTCGACGACCCTTCTGGAGGACGCGGGCCTACGGAACACTGAGCTCGCGCTCACACCCCCGCAGATCCTCGCGAATACCCATGCGGTGCAGCGGGCGCGCGGGCTGCCGCTCTCGAAGGACCTGAAGGATCCGGCGAAGAAGTCGGCTGCCCCCATCAATCTCGACATCGAGATGGAGACCGGTACCGGCAAGACATACGTGTACATCAAGACGATCATGGAGTTACACAAGCGGTACGGGTGGTCGAAATACATCGTCATCGTGCCGTCCATCGCGATCCGTGAGGGTGTGAAGAAGTCGTTCGACATCACTGCCGAGCACTTCCAGCAGCTCTACGGCACCAAGCCGCGCACGTTCATCTACAACTCCTCACGCCTGCACGAGCTTGAGCGGTTCTCGTCGGACGCAGGCGTGCAGGTGATGATCATCAACGTCCAGGCGTTCAATGCCACCGGCAAGGATGCCCGCCGCATCTACGAAGTGCTCGACGACTTCCAGTCTCGCAAGCCGATCGACGTGATTGCGGCGAATAGACCGATCCTGATCATCGATGAACCGCAGAAGATCGAAGGCGACGCGAAGAAGCCCTCGAAATCGCTGGAGGCCCTGGCATCGTTCAACGCCCTCTTCGCGCTGCGATACTCCGCGACGCACAGGATCGACCGGACGAAAGTTCACCGTCTCGACGCCATCGACGCTTACAACCAGAAACTGGTGAAGAAGATCGCGGTCCGCGGCACCACCGTCAAGCATCTGGCCGGCAGCAGTGCGTACCTTTACGTGGACGGCCTCGAGATCGGTAAGGGCGCCGACTTCCCGAAAGCCCGAGTCGAGCTGGAGGTGCAGACCGCCCAGGGCATCAAGCGGCAGGTGAAGCGTCTCAGTCAGGGAATGAACCTGCATGACATCTCCGGCGGGATTGAGGCGTACAAGGGCCTCTTTATCCGCGACGTCGACGCTACCCGCGACATCATCGAGCTGAGCAATGGCGACATCATCGGCGCAGGCGAGGTCACCGAGGACGTCGCCGAGGACCAGAAGCGACGCATCCAGATCCGCGAGGTCGTCCGCGCCCACCTCGCCAAGGAACGCGAGCTGTTCGCGCAGGGGATCAAGACGCTCTCGTTGTTCTTCATCGACGAAGTCGCCAAGTACCGCGACTACGAGCGCGAGGACACCCTAGGAGAGTACGCCCGCGTGTTCGAGGAAGAGTACGAGGCCGTGCTCGCCGATTACCTCAGCGAACTCGACCTGGATGAAGCATCTGAACGCTACCGAGACCACGTCCAGGCGATCCCGGTGCGCTCGACGCACGAGGGGTACTTCTCGATCGACAAGAAGACCAAGCAGTTCGTCGACGGCAAGATCGCAGCGCGTGGCGACTTCGCCGGTCAATCGGACGACGTCGACGCCTACGACCTGATCCTCAAGGACAAAGAGCGCCTGCTCTCGTTCGAGGAGCCGGTCCGATTCATCTGGTCACATTCCGCGCTCCGCGAGGGCTGGGACAACCCGAACGTCTTCGTGATGGGCATGCTCAAGAAGAGCGACAACACCACGACACGACGGCAAGAGATCGGCCGCGGCCTGCGCCTGTCAGTCGACCAGCACGGCGAGCGGATGGACAACCCCGTCACCGTCCACGACATCAACGAACTAACCGTCGTCACCGACGAGTCCTACACCGACTTCGTGACCGCGCTCCAGAAGGAGATCATCGAATCGCTGTCGGCGAGGCCACGCAAAGCAAGCGTCGACTACTTCGTCGGCAAGCCGATCACGCTAGGCGACGGCTCCACAAGCGCACTCGAGAAGACCGTCGCTCAGGCTCTCTACTTCCACCTGATCAAGAATGACTACATTGACGAGTCAGGCCTGGTCACGCAGGCCTACAAGGATGCGCGCGCCGACGGAACCCTCGCGATGCCGACCTCCGAGGTACTCAAACCCGTCATCGACTTCGTCTGGCCGCTCGTCGACGCTCTGTACCTCGACGTCCCAAAGCCAACCGACGGTCGCAAGCCGAAGAAGATCCCGCTCAACGAGGCGAACTTCAACAAGCGAGAGTTCCAGGAACTCTGGGGCCGCATCAACCACAAGGCCGTCTACCAGGTCGACTTCGACTCACAGGAGCTGATCGACAACTGCATCCGCGTGCTCGACACCTCGCTCAACGTCACCGTCATGCAGTACCTCGTCGAAAGCGGCAACCAAGTCGTCGGTCTCGAAGTGGAGCACCTGGAAGCTGGCACGGGTTTCAAAGTATCCGAGACGAAGGTCGAGCATTCGGCCGTGTCGGCGGGTTCGACTGTCAAGTACGACCTCTTGGGGGAGATCGCGGAGAAGACACAGCTCACTCGCCGCACATGCGCGGCGATCCTCACCGGCATCCACCCGGGCACGTTCGCGAAGTTCAAGCAGAACCCCGAGCAGTTCATCACCGAGTCCGCCCGGCTCATCAACGAGCAGAAGGCAACCGCCATCGTCGAGCACCTCAGCTACGACCCGCTCGACAACAGCTACGACTCATCGATATTCACCGAGAACCAGACCGCGCAGGACCTGTCCAAGGCTGGCGAAAAGTTGAAGAAGAGCGTCTATGAGTATGTTGTCACCGACTCCAAGGTCGAGCGATCCTTCGTCGAGAGGCTCGACGTCAGCGATGAGGTCGTCGTCTACTCGAAGCTGCCCCGCGGGTTCTTTATCCCCACACCGGTCGGAGACTACAACCCTGACTGGGCGATCGCGTTCCGCGATGACGATACGAAGATCAAGCACGTCTACTTCGTAGCCGAGACCAAGGGTTCGCTGTCCACTCTTCAGCTGAAGGGTGTCGAGAACGCCAAGATCGAGTGCGCCCGCAAGTTCTTCGCCGCGCTCAACGCGAAGACCGATCGAGACGTCACCTACGACGTCGTCTCCGACTACTCCGAGCTGATGCAGCTCGTTACAACCTGA